Part of the Alosa alosa isolate M-15738 ecotype Scorff River chromosome 18, AALO_Geno_1.1, whole genome shotgun sequence genome is shown below.
TTGGGATCACAATTCAGCACATATTTAATCACATATTaatctgcacaaaatcccaaatacctcacttcctgttgggcgtcaaatttcaagacttttcgaccatgttaaccacctcaaaatataTACCTACCACGGaatcagtcacctaagggggccctagcgagtccctgggccacggccggggtcaagctcttgtacctTACAGCGTTGCGTGCcacctgacgtgtgtgccaaattttcgaccatgttaaccacctcaaaaacaggaaagcaaaaaagtggaataacaataataataataataataataataataataatataaatataaatatagctgcaatgGCGGCCCGAGCACCTCGCGGCGCAACCCGTGTTTATGTcgggaatccaacaaagcaccgacgtggtgcgtttgtgaaatgtacatatttgatgcatGTGCTATTtgcttttgtattttattttctgccacatttactcgcttggccaggtgggggcgtaatgcaaggcaggcccatttggagtcatcataatcataatatattaacctgagaaatttcagaccatttattttcagcaaagaacatttctgatacactttttggccagatggtggtgcTATGTTAGGCAttgaaattacacatgtgaatatcatcacaataatgatatccaaaatgtttgtaaactttcagatcaatcacttaaggcattgtccatttctggcacatttcctgcttggccagatggtggcgctatgctaggcctgtgaattaCGCATGTGAATATgctcacaataatgatatccaatattttataaagtttcagatcaatcacttaaggcagtttccatttttggcacatttcctgcttggccaggtggtggcgctatgccaggcaggcccattgggtgtctggatatcatcataatcatgatatctattaacctgagaagattcagaccattcattcaatgcactgtgatttatgacacatttcctgtttatgtggtgagatattaaaatcatatcaaatatattacaACATTCACAAATccattcacaatttaacatcagcgacatcttggcataatgtttgccaaatttcaaatgaatctgacaaaccgtctaggaggagtatgttcaaattgatcatgtgaaatcagccaaattgtcattctttctgttgccagttggtggcgctatgccaaacatgcattatgggcatgtgaatatcattaacatggtcttcaatgacctgtgaaatttaaaacatttcaagccatgcatggtgaattatgacacatttattgtttatgtggaagggcaTTAAAATTTATAATTTCggcatttcgtcaaattacaacatatcaaaaaaaaggcttcacaatttataatcaggaacatctcggcgtcatgtattacaactttgacatgaatcggatcaactgtctaggaggagtacgttaaaattgatcatgtccacaacgcacaaaatctcaattacctcacttcctgtgggcgtggctaatggcatgttaatacaaaagttgtttgtttttgggagttacatacacccaccaaatttggtgtgtgtatctaaaactatatgccaaccacaagtcacagtgacataagggggcgctatggagttcctgggcaacaCCCGGTGCCAAGCTTTTGTCCCTTTCTATGCACTGTACCACTTGATgtctgtgccaaatttcatgctttcacccatgggaagcaCCTTTTTTGGGATCACAATTCagcacatatttcatcacatattagtccgcacaaaatccTTAATACCTCAcatcctgttgggcgtggctaatgcattgtacatacgaaagttgttcatcttggggagatacacgcacctaccaaatttgatgtgtctagctgaaagtatgtgccaaccactgcatcaatcacttaagggggcgctactgagtccctgggccacacccggggccaagctcttgtacctaactgctttgcgtgacacctgatgtgtgccaaatttcaagacttttcaccCATCTTGaccacctcaaaaaaggaaaacgcTCTGAGACAAAGTAAAAATCGGAATActcgtaataataataataatccttacaaaaacaatagggcttcgcacctctcggtgctcgggccctaataacaGTATAGTTTAATATGTGCAAATGGTTATTCTGTCTGAATCATGAATGCTGGAAGTTTGCTGTCTGAAAGTTCTCTCTAACTTTTTTTTCACCTACAAGAATTTGGGGCAGGCAGGGCAGCACTGATTGGTGCAGTGGCTATGATGTCATGGTTCAGCCCATCAACTGTGGAATTTTACAGGAATTGGCCATCCATAGCAGTGGCAAATCTCAAGATGTCCTCTTTTGAGAGTGCTGTCCTTTTACTTCTTTCTGTGGGATACTTATGTCAATCAAGCAGAACACCACTGGAGAAACTGGCAGACAACAAACTGTGTGCAGATATGGAGTGTTCATGTGAGTCAATCCATTGAAATGCAGGCATTACACTTTTAACTCCACAGgattaaatgtgtgtgagtgtgtgcgtgtgtgttatgggACATTTAACATCTTTGTCTTTCATTTAAATACGTTGTTATATGCaagcattattttttttttcttcagatgCTATCTCGCTGGCAATGGCTTTGGAGGATTATGTTGCCCCTGATTGTAGGTTTATTAACTTGAAACGGGGTCAGATGATCTATGTGTACTCCAAATTACTGCCAGCAGAGGGTGGTGGAATATTCTGGTCGGGAAGTGTAAGTCACAAACTTATGTAAAAGTGATTATAACAGATTGCAAATACAGATACAAATATTGCAAATAACAAATATTGGACAAAACATGTCCAGTAATTTTAATTGATATTAGGTTTAACCATTAACATATCTTTAATTGCAAATGTTAAATATGATTAATAAAGATGTTTTGAATGATTCAATTGTGTTGAATTACTATTATAGtgaattataataattatataaatttGTAATATTAAGAAATATGTGACACCTAATTGCTACTGCGTTCCCACAGATAATTGGGTTCAGTCATAAGCAAtgtatactctctcacattcactacgatactctcttgcattcactactataccttcttgcatacactactaaactctctcacattgactactaaactctctcgcatacactagtatactctctcgcatacactagtatactctctcacatacactagtatactctctcacatacactactatactctctcacatacactactatactctctcacatacactactatagtctcttgcatacactactatactctctcacatacactactatactctctcacatacactactatactctctcacatacactactatagtctctcacatgcactactatattctctcacatgtactactaaactctctcacatacactactatactctttactctctcacatacactactatagtctctcacatacactactatagtctctcacatacactactatagtctctcacatgcactactatattctctcacatgtactactaaactctctcacatacactactatactctttactctctcacatacactactatactctctcacattcactactatactccttcacatacactactatactctctcacatacacgactataccctctcatacatacatgtaaaatgactataatagtgagtgtgcatgagtgtagtggtgtatgtgcaaggttatgatagtgtgtgtaagaccaagtatgaattaaggcctagaTGGCCCCtcatatgcctgtgtgtgtgtgtgtgtgtttatgtgcgtgcgtgtatgtgtgtgtgtgtgtgcttgtagatgtgtttttgtgtgtgtgtgtgtttttatgtgctgtgacgtgtatgtgtgtgtgcttgtagatgtgtttttgtgtgtgtgcgtgcatatgtgtgtgggtgtatttatatgtgtatgtgtgcttgtagatgtgtttttgtgtgtgtgtgcatatgtgtgtgggtgtatttatatgtgtgtgtgtgtgtgtgcgtgcgtgtgtgtttatgtgtgtgcatgcctgtgtgtgtgtgtgcctgcatgtgtgtgtgtgtttttatgtgtgtgtacgtatgtttgggtttgtgtgcatgcgtgtgtgcgtgtgtagctgatatggccccccatgaatggaattccacaaaatgtggcatgcattcagaggatgttatgatcctacacttcaaattgtgtgcagttttgaacacgacagccaaagatacctgcgattacaacgtctcactttttgcttttttatttttaataaggTGGTGCTAtacctcaaatgagtggatataaacatggccccttgagaccaacatccaaaaaaaagttggtcatcctaggccctacggcaggctcggactggtaatctgtacaaccggtgggccggtgacctccgggattttttaaggttatttagcctatttgcggcccgtcatgtaggcataggcctagcctataaatgcagttgcatccatttggcttggggggtgaccggtcaatcattttggcctcttcatgacaggttcagtgtgtgttacgatcacGCCCCCCTGCctcacccctcaagtggatttgtccaagcagccgctaggTTTGGGGGGAAATAGCCAACGAGTgcattgtagcctaggctatataagtgccctccgctggctggtgttcacatcatcacaGTTTAAACGTAAACAgccaagagcttccatttactgcaccatgtgctactgtagtgcggttctgtcaacataaaaaaaactatgggtagcctacaattttcgcacaacttggtggaaaagtgtagcacaggttaaagaaaatccattcatttttggagctgatcctttcccatatagtaggcctagccttttagctcacaacgacagtaaaaagtgaaacttggaaagtggaagtctctccaccgagtgttacattagatgcacaatcaatcgcgagtcgatgctggtaaaaagtatcaactggtatGTTAGTAACGAAGGGTTAACGAAGGGTTATGTTCGTAACgaaaggtagcctaattttgcaaaatgtgctgacacaaacttgggcaaaaaacATTTAGTAGgctcatgggcggattatgaactttcgggcccctgggcccagatgtattaagggccccccacttattgtcgtatatgtggggggggggtttgggggtcctcccccagaaattttttaatttgtttgatgtgatttcctgtattctggtgcattttggggatgaccaatactaaattcaatcagattcataacctacatcctgatttgttgatattgaggcaatgattccatgcaaaggcttcggtccagtggtgggccggtccaggagaaaattgccagggccgaattttgttcccagtccgaccctgccccacggttctcgagatattcacctTTCAGGAtcaaaacaaaagaacaatgGTTCCGAGACATCtttgtgggggtacatgcccaccaagtttggaGCAGCCCGGTGTTTCAGTGCCCCGGAACCTACCGTGCCCTCCAGAATGATTGGCACCTCTGCTGCTTAAGTTAAAGTAAAAATGGgtgtaaaaaataatctgttggtgatttattgtaatctcacaatggaaaaaaaaaaaaaggaaaaatccaaccttgaagggaagcaaatttattttgagaaaaaggaaaatcttatgaagaaataaatatttttaacaaaaacacgtttacaattattggcacccctgcttatAATACCCTTTTAAGCCTCcatttgccaataaaacagcttgtaatataTTCAACTATGATACCcaataaagttggagaatacaaagcaagagaTTTAAGGCCGttcgtctttacaaaatctccccagatcgtccagatttctaggtccacacttgtgcattctcctctttcactcacccctctgtttttctatggagtttaagtcaggggactgagatggcaatggctGAAGCTTGATTTGTGTTCAgaaaaccatatttgttttgatcaggatgattgttttgattcattgacctgatgaatgatccaatcatgaccaacttttaaTGTCTTgtcagagattgacagatttcctttgaaaatgttcaggtttttcttgttgttcaggataccatgcaccttaattagattcccaaggcctttgggaataaaaacagccccacaatagcacagcaactccaccataattctcattataGGCATGGgattcttttcagtatagtcattcttctatATATTCCAAACACACGTGTTTCTAGCCAAAGAGAGcaatttcaattcaactgacaatagaccacacttccagacactgtacaatttagtaactcctgctgtttacattggtaattaaatgactggacaggctgtTACTtagcatgccctctaaataagctATTAGCAATGAGGTCACTTGAAGATCTTTTGGGgaacttggtgaccccaagatgacaCCTTTCTGTGTAACTATCCAATAGTGGTTTTTATGGAATTTTTGGCCTAtccatcctccatactgtacgtgggggcaagataaccttgggtctttgtccaagcatgtttgtcacatttccagttgattagaaccATTTAATgcttttaactgtaaatataggcagagactttctaatgaggagacacagcactcaaaaaatcctccatagaaatgcatggggatAGTATGTAACGCCGTTACTGCACATATcgcaccccttcctcggcaaaacgtcgacatgtgaatacaatgagccaatcatatggtgtgttgtgaagacatcgtgccaatcatgtgttgtgatctcgccgctggagcaagattggtgacgtgaagccttgcgcacgctcATTTCTGCCGAgatggatgcccgatgagtgccctaaaagcgttgccatatggccgccgagtggagggacttgcctaaaaggactttgatataGGCATTTTCAAGTACCTAGTACTAGTAGTACCTAGTCATtccctgacttacaaatgtcaacacactttccttttatttaaatttagtgtctcttgtctttctgatgttgaaaaatgactagatcatttagcctctgtgtcttattattttcataccttagtgaaaaagaaagtcatgaactacttctgaaagttcacaggCACTCTGATTAATTTAAAtaagttgaaattagataggaaaatgcttctgttaggttttgtatataagatttttctaaggggtgccaataattgtgaccGACATGTTttcgttaaaaatatttatttctttatgagattttcatTTTTCTTAGAATAAATTTTCTTCCCTTCAAgggtggatttttcctcattgttttcattgtgagagtacAATAAAAACATCAAAAGGTACTGAAATAAGCACAACATACCGGTATGTTCATCAGAAAAGTTTTTGATGGCTGTCCACTAGATGTAGACAGAGACTACTACTATACATGTATGGTATTGATATACTGGTGTTGTTTATTGGTACAATTTGAGTATAGTGTTTTAGGCGTGGAATCTTGAAGAAAATGATATGTGCTTTTGCATATCCTTTCAATCAACTCATGTACTTGTAATATTATCTTAATTGATTACATGGTTTATTTATTAAAAGGTTTATAGTGAACGATATGTGGACCAAATGGGCATCATCGGATTCTTCCCTGTGAATTATGTCAATGAGACATACACCTTCCAGCGTGATACAGTCAAACTTCCAACAACTGTAAGTGCTTCCATAATTGTACCAACTGTTTTACAAATGATATGACTTATGCAAGAATGTTTAAGTGTGAATGTTTTATACTGTTCATTTATGCCAGATATTTGCTCATATTTTTACCAACAGGACACAGAATTCATCTGTATTTAAGAAGAGAGAGCAGATGATTTTCTAAATTTTGGTAGCTTCTTAGTTTAGACCTAAACCCTCCCAGGTGAGGATTTATCAGGTATCTCGTTATTTGTCTTTGAACAATGTTACATTTGAAAGAGTGAGCTTAGCTAAATTAAGAgcgccacatactcgacgcacccaaCCTGTAGCaggacaatgtgacgtcacagaagcgccgtaaccatttattctcgcgcgtcgtggtcacgacactagttgcaatattctcctgaacagaggtgtcgctgttgtgaaaagattaacgctaactacgttagACAGCAGAAGAAactgcattaagaaacactagtagcagagaatgtaaacgggctagcctctgtgatggtacttcagactttggttgttactattcacaactaccaccatcattatcatctagtttccaaggtgtgcgcacaggtagatagatagatagatagatagatagatactttagtcatcccgagggaaattttaataatttaaacagtttagttagctggctagctagctagcagcaggctgagtttgtgtaatttcctgaagtggaaagagattttgttcaggccttaatagatatcctttgtttgaaaataaattgtttctattctttcctcttaattccatgtgttgcaactctcgctggtaactttattaacttatccagcaaactattacaaattcacgactgtaacaaaacactgcaactctcgcttgccctcgaactagtccatcttcctgtttccgctttgtcgcttcgtctgaaaaaaaaatgagtgaaaGCGCTACctcgctacctggctaaaatcctggtgGCGCCAGCAAGATCGCCATTTTGGCGCCGCGGTGTCGCTACCCGGTCGGGTGCATCGAGTATGTAGAACGTCTTAGTGTGATaggt
Proteins encoded:
- the LOC125311742 gene encoding otoraplin-like — translated: MMSWFSPSTVEFYRNWPSIAVANLKMSSFESAVLLLLSVGYLCQSSRTPLEKLADNKLCADMECSYAISLAMALEDYVAPDCRFINLKRGQMIYVYSKLLPAEGGGIFWSGSVYSERYVDQMGIIGFFPVNYVNETYTFQRDTVKLPTTDTEFICI